The genomic interval GGGGCTCCACGTGTTCCCTGCCTCCGTCACACAACCATGGGTGCTCGATGTCGGCCAGACGAGCGTCAAATGTGTGAGCCAGCACGCGCCACCGCGTGTCTTCGAGCGAGATGTCACCGCGCTCCCACGCCTCTTCATCGGCATGCCTCGGCCCTCGGATGGACATCACATCCAAGCGGCCGTGCGGTTCATCGCGAGCGCGCTCCAGAGCTTCGCGCGAGACACCGGCGCCTCCGCGCCCGATGGACTGTGTCTGGCGCTTCCCTGTCCCGTGGATGATGCCCTGCGCCCCGGAGGCTGCACCTACGGGTGGGAAGGGCATACGTCCCTCGTGCACGACCTCCTCGAGCAGGCCCACCTGCCCGGGGGCGGCGACGTGCTCGTGCTCAACGACGCGGAGCTCTCCGCCGAAGCCGCGCGGCGTGAGCCTCGCCTCGCGAACCACACGCGCATCCTGTGCCTCACCCTGGGCTTCGGCCCTGGCGGCGCGCTCCTCGAGCGCGGCTGAGCCTCGGCGCGCTTCAAACACCCCCTCGCTTCAGCCCCCCGGAGGAGCTCCGTGACGCCCCACTCATGTCCTGTTCGCCCTTCCCCTCTGCGTGGCCTCAAGCCATTCATCGGAGGCCTGTGCCTCGCGCTGTTGAGTGCGTGCGGCGGAGCGCCTCAACCCACCTCCGAGTCACGAAGCACGGGCGTCACACGCGCGGCGCTGGCCACCACGCTCACCATCGACACCACGTCCAACGCGGGAAGCATCAGCCCGTTCTCCTGGGGAGTCGCGGCGCCGGACAAGTACCTGGCGCACTGGCCCGGCAACGCGACGCTGCGGCAGCGCATCCGCGACGCGAACGTCAAAATCGTCCGGCTGGGACTCACGCAGTGGGGCAAGTACAACAACAGTGACGTGTACCCGGCCCATGACACCTGGAACTGGGCGACCCTGGACACGCTGCTCAACACCGTCTGGGATTCTGGCGCGGAGCCGCTCATCGTCGTGTGTGGCTTTCCGGGCGGCGTGGCGCACACGCTCGGCGCGGGCAATGCCATCACCTCCGCCGACTGGGCCGAGTACGGCCACTTCATGGCGGGCCTCGTGCAGCGCTACAACGTGGACAAGGCCTTGGGCCCGTCGAAGTCCGTGCGCTACTTCGAGATGTGGAACGAGCCCTCCATCGAATGGGACGGCAAATTCACCTCGATGGCGGACTACAACACCTTCTTCACCACCGTCGCGGCGGCGATGCGTGCGAAGGACCCGGGCATCAAGCTCATCGGGCCCGCGGACACCCACTCGGGAGACCTGGACAAGGGCCCCACGGAGAGCTGGGTGTCCAACGTCGCCAAGAACCTGGAGGCACACGCGGACTACCTGAGCTGGCACAACTACGGCCCCTGGGCGAACGACACGACCCGGACGGACGCGGACCGGATGGCGTGGACGAAACCCAACTATCAGGACGATGTCCTCAAGGTGAAGAGCGGCGGCCTCAACGGGGTGCTCACCGGCCCTTCGGGCAAGACGTTCGGCGCGGCCATCACCGAGTTCAACGTGGCCCAGGGTGACTTCGCGGCCTTCAATCCCAAGTACCACAGCGAATTCAACGCGACGTGGACGGCCAGTGCGCTCCTCAACGCGATGAAGGGCGGCGTGGACCTCTTCACCCTCTACAACCTGGCGGAGAACGACAAGAACCACCTGGGCCTGCTTCGCAACACGGACTTCTCGCCGTACACGCCGTATTTCACGCTGTTCCTCTTCGGCAACTACACGGGAGACCGGCGCCTGATGACGACGGGCGACACCGCCACCCTGGAGGCGCTCGGCAGCCAGGACCTGGCGACGGGGACCACGTTCCTCACCGTGGTGAACAAGGACACGGCGGGCAACACGTACGACGTCACCGTCTCGCTGGTGAATCACGGCGTGTCCTCCGGCACGGTGAAGGTGCGCGTCGTCAACGCGGCGACCACGGCGAACCCCACCTCGTTCACCACGCTTCCGTTCACGGGCGCGAGCTTCTCGTACAGCGTGCCGCCGTACCACGTGGTCTCCTTCGAGCTTGCGCCCGCGCCCGGCACCGCGGTGCTGTTCAAGTCCGGCTTCGAGAGCACGGACACCCAGCCGACGTGGTTGGACACGGTGGAGGAGAGCCAGAACGTCGTCGCCCAGACGTGGGCATCGAAGGTGGAGTGCTCACCGCGCCAGGAGACTCCGCGCTCGGGCATCGCGACGCTGATGTACTCGGGCAAGGACACGAGCGCGGCGGTGTCCTACGCGAACTCGCGGGTGTTCGACGTGCATCTCCCCATCACCGCGGGCACGAAGCTGAGCTACTGGATTCATCCGCAGCAGGACAACGGCCGCTATGTGGCGGTGGACTTCGTCTGCACGGACGGGACGACGCTGCGCGACAGCGGCGCGGTCGACTCCCATGGTTTCAGCCTTCACGCCAACGCGGGCCATGGGGGCGCGATTCCGCTGAACACCTGGACGCGCATCCAGAGCCAGGTGGGGCAGTGGCTGAACGGGAAGACCGTGGACCGCATCCTGGTGAGCTACGACCGGCCCGCCGCCACGGGGGACTATCGGGGCTACCTGGACGACCTGGTCATCACCAACGGCCCCCTGGCGCCGTAGGGTGCCCCCGACGCCCTGGTCCTCCGGCCCCGGGGCGCACACGACCGTTGCGCAAGAAAAGCGTCTCGGGTGTGAAGGGGTCGCGAGACCGCTCACCGAGGGATAGCCGGATGCGCCAGGGGTGGATGAGAGGCTGGTTCTGCCTGTTGTGGGTGTGGTGTGCCTGTGGGCCGGGGCTCGCCCCACCCACACAGCCCCCCACCGGCCCCCCGGAGACGGAACATCCGCCGATGTTGCCGCCCCCCTCGGTCCTCCTTCCCCCCATCTCCGTGGGCGACGTGGCGGTGGCGGACGTGGCCCTCCTGGACGTGGAACTCCAGGTGCTCGGCTCGAACTTCACCGCGCCGTGCAGCGTCTATCTGGACAACCAGGAGCTGGCGACGCGCTTCATCAGCGAGACGGAGCTGCGGGCGCGAATCCCACGCCGTCTCTTCTGGAACGAGAACGACCCCTCCGTCGATGTGAGAATCCGGCCGGACACTCCTGGCTACCCAGGCGGCGCCAGGTCTCCGTTCGCGCAAGTCCCCCGGCCCATCCCCGAGCTCCATTCACTCTCGCCGGAGACCCTCGACTCGGAGCCCTCCGCGCCTGTCGTCGTCACCGTGACGGGGAAGAACTTCGTCAACAACAGCGAGGCCATCTTCCGTGGGAATCGCTATCCGCTCACCCTGACCAGCCCCGGGGAGGGCACGGTGCGGTTGCCCGCGAGCGCGCTGGGAACCCACTCGGACGGGGACATGTTCCAGGTCGAGGTCCCCTTGCCCAGGGGCTACACGTCCACGTACGTCAAGACAGCCGCGCGCTCTCTCGCGGTGAAGACGCCCGCGCCCGGCATCACCGGGATATGGCCACCCACCCTGAACGCGGTGGACAAGCTGCATGGCAAGGCGGGCGACGCCTCGACCACCGTCATCGAGGTCAGCGGAACGAAGCTGCGCTCCACCACCGTGGTGAAGTGGAACGGCACGCCCCTGAACACGTTCTCATCGCCCTATGCGGGAAGGGTCCGGGCGTTCCTCCCCTTCAACGCGCGACTGGACGAAACAACCGCGCAGGTCTCGCTGGAGACGCCAAGCACCCAGGGCCCCTTGGAGTCCACGCGCCACCCCCTCGTCGTGAAGACCGAGCCCGTGCTGTACACGCTGTCCCCCGCCTGGGTTCCGGCCCACGCCACGGGCGTCACCTTCGAGCTGCGTGGAGAAGGGTTTGGAGAATCCAGGCAACAGACCCTGTTGTGGAATGGCTCGCCGCTGGCCCCCGAGTCCTTCACCAGGGTCACCGGAGGGCCGGAGTATGACAAGTGGACCTTCAGGGTCCCCGACGCGCTGCTGACACAGCCCGGGGTGTTCCCCGTGAGGGTGAAGCGCACCTACGACGGCGCCGAGTCCGCCCCGCTCCTGGTCCAGGTGGTCGCCGAGGCCCCCGCGCCGCTCTCCTCCTCCCTCAGACCCGCGGTGCTGTCCGTCGGTGACGCCCCGGGGGCCCTCTACGTCCAGGGCTCGGCCTTCACCGCGCAGTCCGTCGTCCTGGTCGATGGGCAGGCGCGCGTCACGCGGTTCCACGGCGCGGGGAGCGTGTCCACGGACCTCATCCCCTCGGACCTGGAGCGAGTGGGAGTCCTCACCATCACCGTGCGAACCCCCGCGCCAGGAGGAGGCACGTCGCTTCCGCTGCTGCTCCCCGTACACGAGGAGCGCTCCGTGCCCACCATCCAAGCGGTCATGGGTCCTGGCGGCGCGAATCCTGTCCTGGCGCGCTCGGAGCCCATGACCCTCCATGTCCAGGGACAAGGGTTCACGCCCGCCTCGGAGGTGCGCTGGGAAGGCCAGCCCATGCCCACGCAATGGCAATGCCTCACGAGCCCATGCACGGCGGGCCCCGGAGTGAAGTCCGAGCTGACGGCCATCATCCCCGCGGAGAGAGCGCGCGTGCCCGGCCCCGCCCGGGTCACGGTCTTCACGCCGGGTCCCGGAGGCGGAGAGAGCCGCCCGCGCCATCTCGTCCTCGCCTCGGAGCCGGAGACCACGCTCTCCCTCAGTCCCACGGACCTGAACCTCGGAGCCCTCCAGGAAGGCGAATTCAGATGGGTGTCTTTCACACCACACGGCCTGAACGGGGCCGAGGTTTCAAAGGTCCTGGTGAATGGAATCGAGCGTCCATTCGAGAGCGCTTTCAGCTCCTTCCGCGTGAGCGCACAGGAGACCGCCGCCGAAGGTGTGCTCGAGGTACGGACCTATGCGGTGGGGCGAGGCCTGAGCGCTCCCGCCCATCTGTATGTCCAAGGCGCCAGGACGCCCCGCATCCAAAGCGTGAACCCCGGAGTCATCTCGCGGGACTCACTCTGGTCCGGACATCCCGCGCCAGCCGTCGAGCTCATGGGACAGGACTTCAAATGGCCTGATGAACCCGCTCGTGACTCCCGGCTCATGATGAGCCTGCGTGCTCCCACCCAGCCGCTCGTGCGGGACGTCACGTCTCCGGGCGACAACGTCTCCACCGCGCTCCTCTCGGTGGAAATCCCAGGCGTGCGCACCGTCACCCTGTCGCGCGTCGCGGGAGGAGGAGGGACGTCACTCCCCGCGCTCCTCAACGTGGTCCCCGAACGGGCCGTGCCGCTGCTCACGAGGCTCGAGCCCATGACCGTCTCCGCGGGCGCACCTCACCTGCGGCTGCGAATCTGGGGCGAGGGCATCCACCCCAGCAGCCACTTGCGCTGGAAGGACTTCCTCTCGAGCCTCAAGCCCGTGTTGAGCTCCGCCGGCGGAATCGCGCACTTCGAGGCCGACCTCCCCGCCGCCGCGCTCGAGACACCGGGGGAAGTGGACGTCACGGTACAGACGCTCCCTCCGGGTGGCGGTACATCCCTGCCCATCCGGGTCGTCGTGGAGTGACGCCCCGCTCTTGCGCAAACCGCGAGGCTCGAGGGTGAAGAATGGCGCGAGACTGCTCACCAAGGGATGGCCGGATGCACCAGCGGTGGATGAGAAGCGGGTTCTGTCTGTTATGGCTGTCATGTGCATGCGGACCGGGGCTCACTGCTCCGACCCAGCCACCCTCCGGTCATCCAGACACTGAAACACCCCCGTTGCATCCTCCCGCTTCGGCCGTCCTGCCTCCCATCTCCCTGGGTGACGTCGAAATCGCGGACGAGGGGACCGAGGACCTGGATGTCCAGGTGCTCGGCTCAAGCTTCAGCTCAGTGTGCCTCGTCTATCTGGACCACCATGAACTCGAGACCCGGTTCGTCAGTGACACGGAGCTTCGGGCGCGAATCCCTCGCCGCTTCCTCACGGACATCACCTCGGAAGAGCCCCGCGTCGACGTGAGGATTCCACCGGGGACTCCCCACTACCCGGGTGGAGCCAGGTCGCCCTTCGCGCGGGTCACCGAGCCCGCCCCCGAGCTCCATTCGATTTCGCCGGAGACCATCGACTCGGAACCCTCGGCGCCGTTCCTCGTCACGGTGCGAGGGAAGAACCTCGTCAACGGCAGCGAGGCCGTCTTCCGAGGCGGGCGCTTTCGCATCGCCTTGAGCCACCCGCGCGAGGGCACGGTGGAGCTGCCCCCGAGCGTGGTGGACACCTCCTCGGATGGAGGCTTGCTCCACGTCGAGGTCCCCGTGCCCGGCTCCTCCGGGACCCCGTACATCAAGACAGCGGCGCGCCCGCTCAAGGTGACGACTCCCGCGCCCGTCATCGCCGGGATATGGCCGCCCACGCTGAACGCGGTGGACAAGCTCCAGGGCAAGGCGGGCGCGGCCAAGACCGCATCCATCGAGGTCAGCGGAACCCAGCTGCGCTCCACCACCGTGGTGAAGTGGAACGGCAAGCCCCTGACCACCTTCGCCTCCCCCTTCGCGGGGAGAATCTGGGCGAACCTTCCTCTCGACGCGCGACGGGACGCCTCCACCGCTCGCATCACCCTGGAGACCCCAAGCCCCCAGGGCCCGTTGGAGTCCGCGAGCCACCCCCTCGCGGTGAAGACCGCGCCAGTGCTGTACACCGTGTCTCCCGCCTGGGTTCAGGCCCGCTCCACGAACGTCATCACCTTCGAGCTCCGAGGCGAGGGGCTTGGTGAATCCGGACAGCAAGTCCTGCTTTGGAATGGCACCCCGCTGGCCCCCGAGACCTTCAAGGAGAATCCCAGTGGACCGCCGAATGGTTCGTGGACCTTCACCGTCCCCGGCCATCTGCTGACGCTGCCCGGGGTGTTCCCCGTGACGGTGAAGCGCACCTACGACGGCGTCGAGTCCGCGCCCCTCTTCGTCCACGTGGTCTCGGAGTCTCCCACCCCCATCGTCTACGAGCTCAGGCCCTCGGTGCTGTCCGTCGGTGACGCCCCCGGGAGCCTCACTCTTGGCGGCGCGGGCTTCACCGGCCAGTCCACCGTCCTCATCAATGGACAGGCGCGCCCCACCCGTTTCCACGAGCCGGGGAACATCTCGACAGACATCTCGCCCTCGGACCTGGAGCAGAAGGGAGTCCTCACCCTCACCGTGCAAACGCCCGCGCCGGGAGGAGGCACTTCCCTTCCACTGTTGCTCCCCGTCCATGAGGAGTCCCCCCAGCCCTCCATTGACGCGGTCATGGGCCCCGGCGGAGAGAACCCGGTCCTGGCCCGCAATGAATCCATGGCCCTCCACCTCACGGGGAAAGGCTTCACACCTCGCTCCGTGGTGCACTGGGCGGGACAGGCCTTGCCCACGCAATGGCAGTGCCCCACCCCTGCCTGTATTGCGGGCCATTCGGACCAGGCCTTGCTGGTGGCCAGCGTCCCCGAGGGATGGGCGCGCACGCCCGGGGCCGTCAGGGTCACGGTCCTCACGCCCGGCTCCGGAGGAGGCGAGAGTCGACCGCGGTATCTCGTCCTCACCGCGGGGGTGGAGACCACGCTCACGCTCAGCCCTCGGGACCTGGACATCGGCGCCAGCAAGGAGGGCAACGAGCAACGCGTCTCCTTCACCGCGCGGGGACGGAACGGGGCTCAGGTCGCCAGACTCTTCGTGGACGGCCGCGAGCGTTCCTTCAATCACACCGACTCCTCATTCAGCCTGAGCCCGGAGGAGACCTCATCCGAACGCATCTTCGAGATACGGACCGAGGACGCGGGGCGAAGCATCAGCGCCCCGGTCCATCTGTATGTCCATGGAGCCAAGACCCCTATCCTCTTCGGACTGATTCCCGGAGTCATCTCGCGGGATTCGCGGTGGCTCGACGTCCCCCATCCGGTCCTCTGGAGCCATGGCTGGGACTTCTCATGGACCTACGGGTCTGCTCGCCAACCGCTCATCACGATGAACGTGAGCGTCCCCGGCAATCCGTCCATCCAGGACATCGTCCATCCAGAAAGCCGGCTGCCTTTCGCGCGCCTCGCGGTGGATGTTCCGGGCGTGCGCACCGTCACCGTGTCGCGCGTCGCGGAAGGAGGGGGGGCCTCGCTCGGTGCCCTCCTCAACGTGGTCCCCGAGCGTCCCGCTCCGCTGCTCATGAAGCTCGAGCCCATGAGCGTCTCCAGAGGAGACCCGCGCCTGAGGCTGCGAATCTGGGGCAAGGGCTTCCACCCCACCAGTCAGCTGCGCTGGAAGGAGTTCCGCTCGAGCCTCAAGCCCGTGTTCGACTCCATCGGCGACACCAACCACTTCGAAGCGGACCTCCCCGCCGCGGCGCTCGAGACCCCGGGAGGGGTGGACGTCACGATAGAGACGCCTCCACCGGGCGGCGGTACATCCCTGCCCATCCGGGTCGTCGTGGAGTAACCCTCTCCCCGAAAGGAGGGGCGGCCTACCCGAACGGGCAGGTGTGCGCCCTGCCTGGTCCGCCGATGTGGCGCGCCTTCGAGGTCTTTAGTTTTCCCTCGAAAGGAACACGCCATGTCCGCCGACCTTCTTCCCGCCCTCTCGCAGTCTCTCGCCTCGGTGGTGGAGCGAACCTCCCCCAGTATCGTCCGCGTCGAAGCCCGTCGCCGTCGCGGCGCTACCGGGCTCGTCTGGAGTTCAGACGGGCTCATCATCACCACCAGCACCACCAGCCACGCCGTTGAACATGAAGGCCACCTCCAGGTGGGCCTGTCCGACGGCCGCGCCGTGTCGGCGGAGCTCATCGGCCGCGACCCCAGCACCGACGTCGCCTTGCTCAAGGTCGACGCTCCGGGTCTCGTCCCGCTGCCTCAAGCCTCGCTCGACGGCGTGAAGGTGGGGCACCTCGTGGTCGCGGTGGCACGGCCGGGGCGCACGGCTCGCGCCACGCTCGGCATGGTGAGCACCCATGGCGAAGGGTGGCGCACCCACGCGGGGGGCCGCGTGGACCGCTATCTCGAGACCGACGCGGACCTGCCGCCCGGCTTCTCTGGCGGCGCGCTGGTGGACGCGGAGGGCCGCCTGGTGGGCCTGCTCACCGCGGCCTTCTCGCGCACCGCGGCCGTGGTCATCCCGCATGACACGTTGACGCGTGTCACGTCCTCGCTGCGCGAGTACGGAGGCATCCGCCGGGGATACCTGGGCGTGGGCGCCTATCCCGTGAAGCTGCCCCAGCACCAGTGGGCGGCGGCCGGCGCGGAGGCGGGGCTCATCTTCGTCTCGGTGGACCCGGACGGCCCCGCGCAGAAGGCCGGGCTGCTGCTGGGTGATGTGTTGGTGAGCCTGGGTGGACAGCCCTTGCAGGGCGTGGAGGACCTGCTCGGCTACCTCGGAGACGAGAAGGTGGGCACCACCGTCCAGGCCCGCGTGCTGCGCGCCGGAGCGGTGCGCGAGGTCTCCATCACCGTGGGCAAGCGTTCGTGAGGAGCGAGGTGACACCATGAAGCTTTTGCAACAGTTCTCGGACGACCTGGAGACCCTTGTCGCGCGCGCCGCGCCCGCGGTGGTGGGCGTGGAGCACGCGCGTGGCCACGGCACGGGCCTCTTCCTCACACCCGATGGGTATGTGCTCACCAATCGCCACGTCGTCATGCGGGGCTCGCGCAAGTTGACGGTGCAGTTGTCCAACGGCGAAGAGCTTCGAGGCACGCTGGTGGGAGGAGACGCGCCCACGGACCTCGCGGTGGTGCGAGCGGAGGGGACGAACTTCCCCACGCTGCCGCTGGCCGCGCCGGAGACGGTGCGCGTGGGCCAGCTCGTCATGGCCATCGGCAATCCCTTCCGGTTGGAGCAGTCGGTGGCGTTGGGCGTGGTGAGCGCGGTCAACCGCAGCGTCACCCTGCCCGACGGCGTCATCCTGGAGGGCATGCTCCAGACGGACGCGGCCATCAACCCGGGCAACTCGGGAGGGCCGCTCATCAACACACGCGGCGAGGTGGTGGGGCTCAACACGCTCGTGTTGCCGTATGCGCAGGGCATCGGCTTCGCGGTGAGCGCCACGACGGCGGCGTGGGTGGCCAGCCTGCTCATCCAACGAGGCCGCGTGGAGCGCAGGTTCCTCGGCATCGCGGCGGTGGCGGTGAACCTGGACACCGAGCAAGCGCGCGACGCCGGTCAGCCCCGCGCGGTGCGAGTCATCCGCGTACAGAGCGGAACACCCGCGGACGACGCGGGGCTTCAGCCGGAGGACCTGCTGCTGGCCATCAATCGTCGCCCGGTGGGCAGCGTGGATGACCTCCAGCGCCTGATGGCCCTGGCCACGGACGAAGAGGTGTCGCTGGACGTGCTGCGCAAGAGCCGCCGCAAGCAGGTCTCCGCGAGGACCCGCGCGCGCAACGAGTCCGTCGCCGCGTGAGAACTCCGGCTCCGGGTCCACGAGGCCCGGAGCCGTGTCTGTCATTCCGGCCGTCCCCAGGACACACCCGTGACGGAATGACACGCGAACAAGGGGCGCGCGGCCGCCCCCCTGTGAGGAGCGATAGGCACACGGCTTGAAATCGCGGGGGCGCGCATGAATGAGAACCCCGCCCGAAGGACGCTTCGACATTCCCTCAAGCAAGTCCTGATAGCGCTGCGCTACCTCGCCGTCGTCTTCTCCTTCGGCTTGACGTTGTTCCTGCTGGCCAACAACTTCCTCTTCCAATGCAGAGTCTCGAGGGGAGAGCGCGTCGACCTCGACCTGAAGAACCTCCAGGGTGCCCTGCGACGCCATCAACTGCGTACGGGGCGGCTCCCCACGAGTGAGTAGCAGCTCCAACCCCTCGTCGACGGGCAAGACCTGGGAGCCATCCCCGAGGACCCGTGGGCCTCCCCGTACCTGTACTCATTCCATGGAGGAACGCTGGAGCTGATGTCCCTGGGCGCGGACGGCGCTCCGGGAGGTGATGGGCTCGACGAAGACATCGGCCTTCTATGCGACGTCGACCCCATCACCCAGGCCCTGCTCAGATGCGAGCCGAATCCTCCTGTCCAGGGCGGTCCTCCATGAAGACGCGGTCCTCGAAGCACCACACCCACGTCTCGCCCGGCTCGAAGGACTGAACGACGGGGTGCTTCGTCTGATGGAAGTGCTTGGTCGCGTGTTTGTTGGGGGACGAGTCACAGCACCCGACGTGGCCACACTCGAGACAGCGCCGGAGGTGGACCCACTGGGCGCCCATCTTCAGACACTCCTCGCAGCCGTTGGTGCGTGGCTCGGGGTTCCCCGCCTGCGCGATGTGCTTGCACTCGGTCGCCATCGTTCTTCTCCCTGGAAAGTAGGCCCTTCGCCCGGGGACAGGGTGTGCATCCGCGTCACGCGCATCCATGAGTGACGCGGACGTGCGGGCAGGCCCTCGCGCCCACGCAGGCTCGGGTGAGCCCTGGCGCGGCGGAGGAGCACGTCGCACGGTTGAGCCGTATGCCTTCCGACACTTCTGGTGGCGGCACCTTCATCGCCTATGACAGCGCGCACGGGCGCGGGGTGTTGCTTGCGAGCGTGCTCGGCAGCGGCATGGCCTTCCTGGACTCCACGGCGGTGAACGTGGCGCTGCCCGCGCTGGGCCGAGAGCTGCACACGGGCCTGGCCGGACTCCAGTGGGCCGTGGATGCGTACCTGCTCACGCTCGGCTCGCTGGTGCTGACGGGCGGAGCGCTGGGCGACGCGTGGGGGCAGCGGCGGGTCTTCCTGGGGGGCATGGTGGCCTTCACCCTCCTGTCCGTGTTGTGTGGCCTGGCGCCGAACGCGTGGGCGCTCGCCCTGTTCCGCGCGGGACAGGGAATGGGCGCGGCGTTGCTGGTGCCCGCGAGCCTCGCGTTGCTGCGCACGTCGTTCCCCGAAGCGGACCGGCAGCGCGCGGTGGCCGCGTGGGCGGGACTGTCGGGGGTCACCACGGCGCTGGGGCCACTGCTGGGAGGCTGGCTCGTGGACGTGGGCTCGTGGCGATGGGTGTTCTTCCTCAACGTGCCCATGGCCGTGCTCGCGGGCTGGGCGGCGCTGCGCCACGTTCCGGATGACCGGCCCACGGGGGATGCGCGACGGTTGGATATCGCGGGCTCCGTGACGGCGGCGCTCGGGTTGGGCGGCGTCATCTACGCGCTCATCGAGGGCCCCGCGCGAGGCTGGACGGCGGTGTCCATCCTCGCCGCGGTGGGGGGCACGGGGCTGCTGGCGGTGTTCCTCGCCATCGAGGCACGCGCTCGCAATCCCATGCTCCCGCTGGGGCTGTTCCGCTCACGGACGTTCTCTGGCGCGAACCTCACCACGCTCGCGGTGTACTTCGCATTGGGTGGCGTGAGCTTCCTGCTCATCCTCGCGCTGCAGCAGCAACTGGGATACTCCGCGCTCGAGGCGGGGGCGTCCTTGCTGCCCATCACGCTGTTGTTGCTGGTGCTCTCGCCGTTGGTGGGGAGGCTCGCGGGGCGAATCGGCGCGCGGCCGTTGATGACGATGGGGCCGCTGCTCGCGGGAGTGGGCATGGCGCTGCTCACGCGGTTGCACCGGGATGGGAGCTACGCGGGCACGGTGCTGCCGGGGGTCCTGGTGCTCGGGTTGGGATTGAGTCTCACGGTGGGCCCGCTGACGGCGGTGGTGCTGGGCGCGGTGGAGGACCGGCACGCGGGCATCGCCTCGGGGGTGAACAACGCCGTGGCGCGCATCGCGGGGCTCCTGGCGGTGGCGCTGTTGCCCATGCTGGGAGGGCTCGCGAACAAGACGGGCGAGGCCTTCCTCTC from Myxococcus stipitatus carries:
- a CDS encoding GH39 family glycosyl hydrolase, which gives rise to MTPHSCPVRPSPLRGLKPFIGGLCLALLSACGGAPQPTSESRSTGVTRAALATTLTIDTTSNAGSISPFSWGVAAPDKYLAHWPGNATLRQRIRDANVKIVRLGLTQWGKYNNSDVYPAHDTWNWATLDTLLNTVWDSGAEPLIVVCGFPGGVAHTLGAGNAITSADWAEYGHFMAGLVQRYNVDKALGPSKSVRYFEMWNEPSIEWDGKFTSMADYNTFFTTVAAAMRAKDPGIKLIGPADTHSGDLDKGPTESWVSNVAKNLEAHADYLSWHNYGPWANDTTRTDADRMAWTKPNYQDDVLKVKSGGLNGVLTGPSGKTFGAAITEFNVAQGDFAAFNPKYHSEFNATWTASALLNAMKGGVDLFTLYNLAENDKNHLGLLRNTDFSPYTPYFTLFLFGNYTGDRRLMTTGDTATLEALGSQDLATGTTFLTVVNKDTAGNTYDVTVSLVNHGVSSGTVKVRVVNAATTANPTSFTTLPFTGASFSYSVPPYHVVSFELAPAPGTAVLFKSGFESTDTQPTWLDTVEESQNVVAQTWASKVECSPRQETPRSGIATLMYSGKDTSAAVSYANSRVFDVHLPITAGTKLSYWIHPQQDNGRYVAVDFVCTDGTTLRDSGAVDSHGFSLHANAGHGGAIPLNTWTRIQSQVGQWLNGKTVDRILVSYDRPAATGDYRGYLDDLVITNGPLAP
- a CDS encoding ROK family protein; the encoded protein is MSSLAQPWRARRYRAPDVTPLEVWNLPVLGHELWELLSTPRVEADRREGVPEARLAHRLMPGLVSAVESLVLRHAADAVWLTGGLLCLRDFRPALEEAARELRCPVHLAESPRYAPVLAGLHVFPASVTQPWVLDVGQTSVKCVSQHAPPRVFERDVTALPRLFIGMPRPSDGHHIQAAVRFIASALQSFARDTGASAPDGLCLALPCPVDDALRPGGCTYGWEGHTSLVHDLLEQAHLPGGGDVLVLNDAELSAEAARREPRLANHTRILCLTLGFGPGGALLERG
- a CDS encoding DHA2 family efflux MFS transporter permease subunit, with protein sequence MPSDTSGGGTFIAYDSAHGRGVLLASVLGSGMAFLDSTAVNVALPALGRELHTGLAGLQWAVDAYLLTLGSLVLTGGALGDAWGQRRVFLGGMVAFTLLSVLCGLAPNAWALALFRAGQGMGAALLVPASLALLRTSFPEADRQRAVAAWAGLSGVTTALGPLLGGWLVDVGSWRWVFFLNVPMAVLAGWAALRHVPDDRPTGDARRLDIAGSVTAALGLGGVIYALIEGPARGWTAVSILAAVGGTGLLAVFLAIEARARNPMLPLGLFRSRTFSGANLTTLAVYFALGGVSFLLILALQQQLGYSALEAGASLLPITLLLLVLSPLVGRLAGRIGARPLMTMGPLLAGVGMALLTRLHRDGSYAGTVLPGVLVLGLGLSLTVGPLTAVVLGAVEDRHAGIASGVNNAVARIAGLLAVALLPMLGGLANKTGEAFLSGTREALWISSGLCVLGALCSYLLLPKDVGRVPQGPSRRAAPPRAKDPLHA
- a CDS encoding UBP-type zinc finger domain-containing protein, which produces MATECKHIAQAGNPEPRTNGCEECLKMGAQWVHLRRCLECGHVGCCDSSPNKHATKHFHQTKHPVVQSFEPGETWVWCFEDRVFMEDRPGQEDSARI
- a CDS encoding type II secretion system protein GspG; translation: MPEDPWASPYLYSFHGGTLELMSLGADGAPGGDGLDEDIGLLCDVDPITQALLRCEPNPPVQGGPP
- a CDS encoding S1C family serine protease produces the protein MSADLLPALSQSLASVVERTSPSIVRVEARRRRGATGLVWSSDGLIITTSTTSHAVEHEGHLQVGLSDGRAVSAELIGRDPSTDVALLKVDAPGLVPLPQASLDGVKVGHLVVAVARPGRTARATLGMVSTHGEGWRTHAGGRVDRYLETDADLPPGFSGGALVDAEGRLVGLLTAAFSRTAAVVIPHDTLTRVTSSLREYGGIRRGYLGVGAYPVKLPQHQWAAAGAEAGLIFVSVDPDGPAQKAGLLLGDVLVSLGGQPLQGVEDLLGYLGDEKVGTTVQARVLRAGAVREVSITVGKRS
- a CDS encoding S1C family serine protease; the protein is MKLLQQFSDDLETLVARAAPAVVGVEHARGHGTGLFLTPDGYVLTNRHVVMRGSRKLTVQLSNGEELRGTLVGGDAPTDLAVVRAEGTNFPTLPLAAPETVRVGQLVMAIGNPFRLEQSVALGVVSAVNRSVTLPDGVILEGMLQTDAAINPGNSGGPLINTRGEVVGLNTLVLPYAQGIGFAVSATTAAWVASLLIQRGRVERRFLGIAAVAVNLDTEQARDAGQPRAVRVIRVQSGTPADDAGLQPEDLLLAINRRPVGSVDDLQRLMALATDEEVSLDVLRKSRRKQVSARTRARNESVAA